From Bacillota bacterium, the proteins below share one genomic window:
- the moaA gene encoding GTP 3',8-cyclase MoaA encodes MEDRFGRKIDYLRVSLTDRCNLRCLYCMPAEGIKVKPRDEILRFEEILRVARVALQLGISKFRLTGGEPLIRRGILSFIRALALLPGVADLSLTTNGVLLSQMNERLWEAGIRRLNISLDTLNAKNYRELTRGGDFRLVWEGVTGALKTGFDPVKLNVVALKDFNDREWTDFARLTYTYPVHVRFIEIMPVGGSWELAGSHFASCAQVKAELEKFFGTLVPAKGITGSGPARYFQLPGALGSVGFIDAVSNHFCARCNRLRLTADGKLRPCLHDRREIDLREAVRAGASDAELKELFRTALLLKPVNYHEATGAPAEGRGMCQIGG; translated from the coding sequence TTGGAGGACCGGTTCGGGAGAAAAATTGATTACTTGCGGGTCTCCCTGACAGACCGCTGTAATTTACGGTGCCTTTACTGCATGCCCGCGGAAGGGATTAAGGTTAAGCCGCGGGACGAGATCCTGCGCTTCGAAGAGATCCTCCGGGTTGCGCGGGTTGCGCTCCAGTTGGGAATTAGCAAATTTCGCTTAACAGGCGGGGAACCCCTGATCAGGCGCGGGATTCTTTCCTTCATCAGGGCGCTCGCCCTTTTGCCGGGGGTCGCGGACCTCTCGCTGACCACAAACGGGGTTCTTCTCTCCCAAATGAATGAGCGGCTGTGGGAAGCAGGTATCCGTCGCCTCAACATCAGCCTCGATACCCTTAATGCAAAAAATTACCGGGAACTGACGCGGGGTGGTGATTTTCGCCTCGTTTGGGAGGGGGTCACCGGTGCCCTCAAAACGGGTTTTGATCCTGTCAAGCTTAACGTTGTAGCGCTGAAGGATTTCAACGACCGGGAATGGACGGATTTTGCCCGCCTCACCTATACCTATCCGGTTCACGTCCGGTTTATTGAGATCATGCCCGTGGGAGGCAGTTGGGAGCTGGCGGGTAGTCATTTTGCTTCCTGCGCTCAAGTTAAAGCGGAGCTTGAAAAGTTTTTCGGAACCCTTGTTCCCGCAAAGGGGATAACGGGAAGCGGCCCCGCCCGGTACTTCCAATTGCCTGGGGCCCTGGGGAGCGTCGGGTTTATTGATGCCGTTAGCAACCACTTCTGCGCCCGGTGCAACCGGCTCCGGCTCACGGCAGACGGGAAGCTCCGTCCCTGTCTCCACGACCGGCGGGAGATCGACCTGCGGGAGGCGGTCCGGGCGGGTGCAAGCGATGCGGAACTGAAAGAACTCTTTCGTACCGCACTTCTTTTAAAACCGGTGAACTATCACGAAGCAACGGGTGCTCCCGCGGAAGGACGGGGGATGTGCCAGATTGGGGGTTGA
- a CDS encoding molybdopterin biosynthesis protein, giving the protein MSKVKQRYLENIPREEALARYLAALRTLGALEPGQPERVPVVQARGRVTAEPVFAAISSPHYHAAAMDGIAVCAGDSFGATETNPLRLRLGEKAFVVDTGDPLPEGTNAVIMIEDVNFSEDTAEIIAPAVPWQHVRVVGEDFVETEMVLPAHQQIRPYDTGGLLTAGIVEVAVYPKPRVALIPTGTELVAPGARPEPGAVIESNSRVLGGLVEEWGGEPLYGPPTPDDYELLKKVILEFLEKADLVAVIAGSSAGREDYTVSLIRELGEVYVHGVAIRPGKPVILGSIQGKPVIGVPGYPVSAALAFEIFGRPVIYQKLGLPVPEKPRVKARVGRKIVSSLGAEEFIRVKLGRVGDKLVVLTLPRGAGTVTSLVQADGILQVPRLSEGYQAGAGVEVELLRPWQEIGRTTVAVGSHDLVLDLLADLFQKKRPGFRLISSHVGSLGGLAALARGEAHLAGVHLLDEETGEYNLPYVKRVLGNKPAFLVNLAYRLQGIIVPPGNPKCIKELADLTRPGIRFVNRQRGSGTRLLFDYLLRRQGIAPEQVSGYEREEYTHMGVAVAVASGSADAGLGIQAAAGALKLDFIPVGEERYDLCIPAALWDEEEVHFFLEILADPDFRRAAGSLPGYDFRDCGKIMDEI; this is encoded by the coding sequence GTGAGTAAAGTAAAACAGCGGTACCTGGAAAACATCCCCCGGGAAGAAGCTCTGGCACGCTACCTGGCGGCCCTCAGAACGCTGGGAGCACTGGAGCCGGGGCAACCAGAGCGGGTCCCTGTCGTTCAGGCACGGGGGCGTGTGACCGCAGAGCCGGTTTTTGCCGCGATCTCTTCACCTCACTATCATGCTGCGGCCATGGACGGGATCGCCGTCTGCGCGGGGGATAGCTTTGGGGCAACCGAGACAAATCCCCTCCGGCTCCGGCTCGGGGAAAAGGCCTTTGTTGTTGATACCGGGGATCCTTTGCCTGAGGGTACAAATGCGGTGATCATGATCGAGGATGTTAACTTTTCCGAAGATACGGCGGAAATTATTGCTCCCGCCGTCCCATGGCAGCATGTGCGGGTGGTCGGAGAGGATTTCGTGGAAACAGAGATGGTGCTTCCGGCCCACCAGCAGATCCGCCCTTACGACACCGGCGGCCTCCTGACCGCGGGGATCGTTGAGGTTGCGGTTTACCCGAAACCCCGCGTGGCGTTAATCCCTACGGGAACGGAACTCGTGGCGCCCGGAGCGAGGCCGGAGCCCGGGGCCGTTATCGAGTCCAACAGCCGGGTGCTGGGAGGTCTCGTGGAAGAATGGGGCGGGGAACCCCTTTACGGCCCCCCGACCCCTGACGACTATGAGCTTTTAAAAAAGGTGATTCTTGAATTTCTCGAAAAAGCCGATCTGGTAGCCGTGATCGCCGGTTCTTCGGCCGGGCGGGAGGACTACACCGTTTCTCTGATCCGGGAACTCGGAGAGGTCTATGTCCACGGTGTTGCGATCAGGCCCGGGAAGCCCGTAATTTTAGGCTCGATCCAGGGTAAGCCTGTTATCGGCGTCCCCGGCTACCCTGTTTCGGCAGCCCTTGCCTTCGAAATCTTTGGGCGCCCGGTTATTTATCAAAAACTGGGGCTGCCGGTTCCGGAAAAGCCCCGGGTGAAGGCGAGGGTTGGACGGAAAATCGTTTCCTCTTTGGGTGCCGAGGAGTTTATCAGGGTTAAACTCGGACGTGTTGGGGACAAGCTGGTGGTTTTAACCCTTCCGCGGGGGGCGGGAACGGTGACTTCACTCGTGCAGGCAGACGGGATTTTGCAGGTCCCCCGCCTTTCCGAAGGGTATCAGGCCGGCGCCGGGGTCGAGGTGGAACTCCTCCGGCCCTGGCAGGAGATTGGCCGCACGACAGTGGCAGTGGGAAGCCACGACCTGGTTCTGGACCTCCTTGCAGACCTGTTCCAGAAAAAACGCCCGGGTTTTCGCTTAATTTCCTCCCATGTGGGGAGCCTGGGGGGTCTTGCCGCCCTGGCGCGGGGTGAAGCTCACCTGGCCGGGGTCCACCTGCTTGACGAAGAAACCGGGGAGTATAATCTTCCCTATGTGAAGCGTGTCCTTGGAAATAAGCCGGCGTTTCTGGTCAACCTGGCTTACCGCCTTCAGGGAATCATCGTTCCCCCCGGAAACCCAAAGTGTATCAAAGAACTGGCAGACCTTACCCGGCCCGGCATCCGTTTTGTCAACCGCCAGCGGGGTTCAGGAACGCGGCTCCTGTTTGATTACCTGCTGCGCCGGCAGGGGATTGCACCGGAGCAGGTTTCAGGTTATGAGCGCGAAGAGTACACTCATATGGGAGTGGCGGTGGCGGTAGCCTCCGGAAGCGCTGACGCGGGCCTGGGGATTCAGGCTGCGGCCGGGGCGCTCAAGCTGGACTTTATTCCTGTTGGAGAGGAGCGTTATGACCTTTGCATTCCCGCCGCGCTTTGGGATGAGGAAGAGGTCCACTTTTTCCTGGAAATCCTGGCCGACCCGGATTTCCGCCGGGCCGCCGGGAGTCTACCAGGTTACGATTTCCGGGACTGCGGAAAAATTATGGATGAGATATAA